One Thermodesulfobacteriota bacterium DNA window includes the following coding sequences:
- a CDS encoding coproporphyrinogen III oxidase family protein encodes MIREFLITKVARAKIKRLLNFDFAKKVPFGEKKHRLPILMYVHVPFCEELCPYCSFHRFPLERETAKAYFSALRKEILLYRDLGFEFEGVYIGGGTPTVLIDELLETLRLIRSSFKVKEISCETNPNHLKDEYLKLLSGEGVKRLSVGVQSFDDQILKSVKRFHKYGSGKEIIERIYATTGYFQTLNVDMIFNFPNQTLKSLENDIRILNEIPVSQITYYPLMVSSMTRKSMEANLGKLDLRKEKLFYETILKGLSKEFFPATAWCFSKTTGMIDEYVVRYDEYAGLGSGSIGYIDGFAYANTFHLRKYIDGVKKGEIPVEGIRKYTRKERMQYDFLMKLFGLRLNLAELKKKYGRASMFLILPELFFFSALGALKFDRERISLTNCGLYFWVIMMREFFTGVNNFRDFLRNLPQAHAGLS; translated from the coding sequence ATGATACGCGAATTTCTTATTACGAAGGTCGCCAGGGCGAAAATTAAAAGATTGCTCAACTTCGATTTCGCAAAAAAGGTCCCTTTTGGTGAAAAAAAACATAGATTACCAATCCTTATGTACGTGCACGTGCCTTTCTGTGAAGAGCTCTGCCCTTACTGTTCCTTCCACAGATTTCCACTCGAAAGAGAGACTGCAAAAGCGTATTTTTCAGCTTTAAGGAAGGAGATCCTCCTCTATAGAGACCTGGGTTTTGAGTTCGAAGGCGTATACATCGGAGGGGGAACTCCAACTGTACTTATAGATGAACTTCTAGAGACGCTAAGACTTATTCGTTCGAGCTTTAAAGTTAAAGAAATATCCTGTGAAACGAATCCCAATCATCTAAAAGATGAATACCTAAAGCTGCTCTCCGGTGAAGGAGTAAAGAGGCTTTCCGTTGGTGTTCAGAGTTTCGACGATCAAATTCTTAAGTCAGTGAAAAGGTTCCACAAGTATGGAAGCGGAAAAGAGATAATTGAAAGGATTTACGCAACTACTGGTTACTTTCAGACCTTAAACGTCGATATGATCTTTAACTTTCCCAACCAGACCCTAAAAAGTTTAGAAAATGACATCCGGATCCTCAACGAGATCCCGGTATCTCAAATCACATATTACCCTCTCATGGTCTCTTCAATGACAAGAAAAAGTATGGAGGCGAACTTAGGTAAGCTCGATTTAAGAAAGGAGAAACTCTTCTACGAGACAATACTCAAAGGTCTAAGTAAAGAGTTCTTCCCTGCTACAGCCTGGTGCTTCTCCAAGACGACAGGGATGATAGATGAGTACGTTGTTCGTTACGACGAGTACGCAGGTTTGGGAAGTGGATCGATCGGGTATATTGATGGCTTCGCCTACGCCAATACCTTCCATTTAAGGAAATACATAGACGGAGTAAAAAAGGGGGAAATTCCTGTTGAGGGAATCCGCAAATACACAAGGAAAGAAAGGATGCAGTATGACTTTCTTATGAAACTTTTCGGTCTGAGGCTGAATTTGGCGGAACTCAAAAAAAAGTATGGTAGAGCAAGTATGTTTCTCATCCTGCCGGAGCTTTTTTTCTTTAGTGCTTTAGGGGCTTTAAAATTTGACAGAGAAAGAATATCGCTTACCAATTGTGGTCTTTACTTCTGGGTAATA